In Nitratireductor basaltis, the following are encoded in one genomic region:
- a CDS encoding Bug family tripartite tricarboxylate transporter substrate binding protein yields the protein MIKTIKLLATVAVAALVSAPAMADYPEKDIRVVVPWGAGGGTDGIVRKLTTIAEKNIGASMYVENIEGGISATGVSQVMKARPDGYTIGALTYDSVVTVPWQGLLPTYKMDKLKLIGRVTSEPDAIIVASDTPYQSIDELVAAAKEKPGEIKIGIQNIGSRLHLAVLQLQEETGTEFKIIAYPGGAAPQKEAILSDEVDVVATSLGDFASLIENGDVRGLVEFSDTPNPTFSDVQTAKDAGLDLRMGSFIVFAAPADTPDETITKLEAAYKQALESDEFQEWVANVGVTPNWLGTSEVTGWADETSAKLFEQMDALVEQGVISK from the coding sequence ATGATCAAGACAATCAAATTGCTCGCCACGGTGGCTGTTGCCGCACTCGTTTCAGCACCGGCCATGGCCGATTATCCGGAAAAGGATATTCGCGTGGTCGTGCCCTGGGGTGCAGGTGGCGGCACGGACGGCATCGTTCGCAAGCTGACCACCATTGCCGAGAAGAATATCGGCGCCTCCATGTATGTGGAGAACATTGAAGGCGGCATCAGCGCCACAGGCGTTTCGCAGGTGATGAAGGCGCGGCCTGACGGTTACACGATCGGTGCGCTGACCTATGACAGCGTCGTCACCGTGCCGTGGCAGGGCCTTCTGCCGACCTACAAGATGGACAAGCTGAAGCTGATCGGCCGCGTGACCAGCGAGCCGGATGCGATCATCGTCGCGTCAGACACGCCGTACCAGTCGATTGACGAGCTTGTTGCGGCCGCCAAGGAAAAGCCGGGCGAGATCAAGATCGGCATCCAGAATATCGGCTCGCGTCTGCATCTGGCGGTCCTGCAGCTGCAGGAAGAAACCGGCACCGAGTTCAAGATCATCGCCTATCCGGGCGGTGCTGCTCCGCAGAAAGAGGCGATCCTTTCCGACGAGGTGGATGTGGTTGCCACGAGCCTCGGTGACTTCGCCTCGCTGATCGAGAATGGCGATGTGCGCGGCCTGGTCGAGTTCTCCGACACGCCCAATCCGACCTTTTCGGACGTGCAGACGGCGAAAGATGCCGGTCTCGATCTTCGCATGGGAAGCTTCATCGTCTTTGCAGCACCTGCAGACACCCCGGATGAGACCATCACCAAGCTCGAAGCCGCCTACAAGCAGGCGCTTGAAAGCGACGAGTTCCAGGAATGGGTGGCCAATGTGGGTGTGACGCCGAACTGGCTCGGCACCAGCGAAGTCACTGGCTGGGCTGACGAAACCAGCGCCAAGCTGTTTGAACAGATGGATGCTCTGGTGGAACAGGGCGTCATCTCGAAATAG
- a CDS encoding tripartite tricarboxylate transporter permease has translation MNFFLEVLQGFGALAQPEVLGFMVLGFIIGTFFGAVPGLTSVLAIALLLPITYSMDVVPALVMCASIFMSGMYAGSITATTINIPGAPSSMMTAIEGYALMKKGQGANALGHAALGSMIGGCVGALLLMGLMPVAAKLSLLIQTPGKFALVLFALVVIIIVQRGEIAKGVVATMLGVMIATIGIDVMQPIPRFNFGTEVLVEGIDMMPIIIGTFAISEVLYQAQAHSSSLKLQVNEAAAKIRRRDFLPAWSEIREIGLFTYLKSSVMGYGIGILPGVGGSMAAFVSYAEAKRRSRKPEQYGNGSREGIAAAESANNSMCGGAFVPMLMFGIPGDPTTAIVLGVLVINGLQPGPRLLESQTDLIAPMFASLFVSALILIPLTLFIFGPWFVRIVSIPRGLLYACIAVVALVGSYVATFSVFQMGLALVFGILAFFLRKQNYPTVSLLLGFILGPDLEQYLRRSLSLSDGNPLVFLTSPDSLFFLVLTGLFFYFMAVRKPKEAVAA, from the coding sequence ATGAATTTCTTTCTTGAGGTGCTGCAGGGTTTCGGTGCACTGGCGCAGCCGGAAGTGCTGGGCTTCATGGTGCTGGGCTTCATCATCGGCACGTTTTTCGGTGCAGTGCCGGGGCTGACTTCGGTGCTTGCCATCGCGCTTCTTCTGCCGATCACCTACAGCATGGATGTCGTGCCGGCGCTGGTCATGTGTGCCTCCATCTTCATGTCGGGCATGTATGCCGGCAGCATAACGGCAACCACCATCAACATTCCCGGCGCACCGTCCTCCATGATGACGGCTATCGAGGGCTATGCCTTGATGAAGAAGGGGCAGGGCGCCAATGCGCTCGGTCATGCCGCACTTGGCTCCATGATCGGTGGCTGTGTCGGTGCGCTGCTGCTCATGGGGCTGATGCCGGTGGCTGCCAAGCTGTCGCTTCTCATACAGACGCCCGGCAAATTCGCGCTGGTGCTCTTTGCGCTTGTCGTCATCATCATCGTTCAGCGCGGCGAGATCGCCAAGGGCGTTGTTGCCACCATGCTGGGCGTGATGATCGCGACCATTGGCATCGATGTCATGCAGCCGATCCCGCGCTTCAATTTCGGCACGGAAGTGCTGGTGGAAGGCATCGACATGATGCCCATCATCATCGGCACCTTCGCGATTTCCGAAGTGCTCTATCAGGCACAGGCGCATTCCTCCTCGCTCAAGCTGCAGGTGAACGAGGCTGCCGCCAAGATCCGCCGCCGCGACTTCCTGCCCGCATGGAGCGAGATCCGCGAGATCGGCCTCTTCACCTATCTAAAAAGCTCGGTCATGGGTTATGGCATCGGCATATTGCCAGGCGTTGGCGGTTCCATGGCTGCCTTCGTTTCCTATGCGGAAGCCAAGCGTCGCTCGCGCAAGCCCGAGCAATATGGCAATGGCAGCCGGGAGGGTATCGCCGCAGCGGAATCGGCCAACAATTCCATGTGCGGCGGCGCGTTCGTTCCGATGCTGATGTTCGGCATTCCCGGCGATCCGACCACGGCCATCGTGCTCGGCGTTCTCGTGATCAATGGCTTGCAGCCGGGCCCGCGGCTTCTCGAAAGCCAGACGGACCTGATCGCGCCGATGTTCGCCTCACTTTTCGTAAGTGCGCTGATCCTCATTCCGCTGACGCTGTTCATCTTCGGGCCGTGGTTCGTGCGTATCGTCTCCATCCCGCGCGGGCTGCTTTATGCTTGCATCGCGGTTGTGGCGCTGGTGGGTAGCTATGTGGCGACCTTCTCGGTCTTCCAGATGGGGCTGGCACTTGTGTTCGGCATACTTGCCTTCTTCCTGCGCAAACAGAATTATCCGACGGTCTCCCTGCTACTCGGCTTCATCCTCGGGCCAGATCTCGAACAGTATCTTCGCCGTTCGCTTTCGCTCAGCGACGGCAATCCGTTGGTGTTTCTGACAAGCCCGGACAGCCTCTTTTTCCTCGTGCTCACCGGCCTGTTTTTCTACTTCATGGCCGTGCGCAAACCGAAGGAGGCGGTGGCAGCCTGA
- a CDS encoding SDR family oxidoreductase codes for MTKTIFITGASSGIGAATARRAVEAGWNVGLMARSEDKLNKLVDELGDKALALPGDATDLSAQEEAVGKLVEHFGGLDAAYANAGKGLDKPGTEAGDPEEWRSMIDVNIMGLLYTARVALPHLKKTKGHLVLTGSAAGRRHIKGSIYGATKWFVHGYAGNMAEEMREWGGRCTVIAPGMVDTAFFSEGKPDKLQAEDVANAVVYALEQPSRATVNEVFMMPTN; via the coding sequence ATGACGAAGACAATATTCATTACCGGTGCCTCATCTGGCATCGGTGCGGCAACTGCGCGACGTGCTGTTGAAGCGGGCTGGAATGTTGGTCTGATGGCTCGCAGCGAGGACAAGCTGAACAAGCTGGTTGACGAGCTTGGTGACAAGGCGCTGGCGCTGCCGGGTGATGCGACCGACCTGTCCGCGCAGGAAGAGGCCGTGGGCAAGCTGGTAGAACATTTCGGTGGCCTGGATGCAGCCTATGCCAATGCCGGCAAGGGATTAGACAAGCCGGGAACGGAAGCCGGGGATCCCGAGGAATGGCGCAGCATGATCGACGTCAACATCATGGGCCTGCTCTACACCGCACGTGTGGCGCTGCCGCATCTGAAGAAGACCAAGGGGCATCTGGTGCTGACGGGTTCAGCCGCCGGTCGCCGCCACATCAAGGGCTCGATCTATGGCGCGACCAAGTGGTTCGTACACGGCTATGCGGGCAATATGGCCGAAGAAATGCGTGAATGGGGCGGGCGCTGCACCGTTATCGCGCCCGGCATGGTGGACACGGCCTTTTTCAGCGAAGGCAAGCCCGACAAGCTGCAGGCCGAGGATGTGGCCAATGCCGTGGTGTACGCGCTCGAGCAGCCGAGCCGCGCAACGGTAAACGAGGTTTTCATGATGCCGACCAACTGA
- a CDS encoding NAD-dependent succinate-semialdehyde dehydrogenase, which yields MPEAARDTAQTRHLTTRNPATGEKLKNYALMSDQEVEDLIRATHNAFESWRRTSFAERGEHLRRFAEILRDEKEEMARLMSSEMGKLFSASKGEIEACADIAEYTIEEMNTYLQDEERPLQSGDRGIVTYSPIGVIYGIQPWNFPLYQVVRYAIANIAAGNTVLLKHAADVTGSALKIEEMMRKAGFPDNVFTVLVIDHDQSDAVIENRLVRGVTLTGSPRAGAHVGAKAAKALKKSVLELGSNDAYIVLEDADLEKAVKHCVAGRIYNNGETCVAAKRFIVVDAVYEKFRDAYVEQMKAVKLGDPFAEDTQLGPMVRENLRADLHDQVVQSLKHGAKLLCGGEIPDGPGFFYPATVLEDVKPGQPAYDEELFGPVASLIRVKDEAEAIRTANDSVYGLGGGIFTGDVERAKRIARDEFDTGMVFINGFDLAQPNMPFGGVKDSGYGREHGGFGIREFVNVKAINVVG from the coding sequence ATGCCAGAGGCCGCACGCGACACCGCCCAGACCCGCCACCTCACCACGCGTAATCCCGCAACCGGTGAGAAACTGAAGAATTATGCTCTGATGAGCGATCAGGAGGTTGAAGACCTGATCCGGGCTACCCACAACGCGTTCGAGAGCTGGCGGCGCACGAGCTTTGCGGAGCGCGGCGAGCATTTGCGCCGTTTCGCCGAAATTCTCCGAGACGAAAAGGAGGAGATGGCGCGCCTGATGAGTTCGGAGATGGGCAAGCTTTTCTCCGCATCAAAAGGCGAAATTGAAGCATGCGCGGACATCGCCGAATACACGATTGAAGAGATGAACACCTATCTGCAGGACGAGGAACGTCCGTTGCAGTCCGGCGACAGGGGCATCGTCACCTACAGCCCCATCGGTGTAATCTATGGCATCCAGCCATGGAATTTTCCGCTCTACCAGGTCGTGCGCTATGCCATTGCCAACATCGCGGCAGGTAACACCGTTCTCCTGAAGCACGCAGCCGACGTTACCGGTTCGGCGCTGAAGATCGAGGAGATGATGAGGAAGGCCGGCTTCCCCGACAATGTCTTCACCGTGCTCGTCATCGATCATGACCAGTCCGACGCGGTGATCGAAAACCGCCTCGTGCGCGGCGTAACATTGACCGGCAGCCCGCGTGCGGGTGCCCATGTGGGCGCGAAAGCTGCCAAAGCATTGAAGAAATCCGTTCTCGAGCTTGGCTCCAACGACGCCTATATCGTGCTGGAGGATGCCGATCTGGAGAAGGCGGTAAAGCATTGCGTGGCGGGGCGCATCTACAACAATGGCGAGACCTGCGTGGCAGCGAAACGCTTCATCGTCGTGGATGCGGTCTACGAGAAGTTCCGCGACGCCTATGTGGAACAGATGAAGGCGGTCAAGCTTGGCGACCCCTTTGCCGAAGACACCCAGCTCGGGCCGATGGTTCGCGAGAACCTGCGCGCCGACCTCCACGATCAGGTTGTGCAGTCACTGAAGCATGGGGCAAAGCTTCTATGCGGCGGGGAAATCCCCGACGGTCCCGGCTTCTTCTACCCGGCAACCGTCCTTGAGGACGTGAAGCCCGGCCAGCCTGCCTATGACGAGGAGCTCTTCGGGCCGGTCGCCTCGCTTATTCGAGTGAAGGATGAGGCAGAAGCCATCAGAACCGCCAATGACAGCGTCTATGGTCTCGGCGGCGGCATCTTCACCGGAGATGTGGAGCGTGCGAAGCGCATTGCCCGCGACGAGTTTGACACGGGCATGGTCTTCATCAACGGCTTTGACCTCGCCCAGCCGAACATGCCCTTCGGCGGCGTGAAGGATTCCGGCTATGGCCGTGAACATGGCGGCTTTGGCATCCGTGAATTCGTGAACGTTAAGGCCATCAACGTCGTCGGTTGA
- a CDS encoding tripartite tricarboxylate transporter TctB family protein → MAENNSTVAGRLGVPIFLLVLTTVYVAATFQIRPQFSEGLVGPRFLPFLAATLMYGALFTIIWKERRESAEGNGSLMQPAAIVVATAAYIGVFKWLGYSLSTFLFVFALFMLFSYQAGRPVRRVIDALAVTAVFYGLFAFVFGIRLPVFPGLPL, encoded by the coding sequence ATGGCCGAGAATAATTCAACTGTGGCAGGCAGGCTGGGGGTGCCAATCTTCCTCCTGGTCCTCACCACGGTCTATGTCGCAGCCACGTTCCAGATCCGTCCGCAATTCAGTGAAGGTCTCGTGGGACCGCGCTTCCTGCCGTTTCTTGCTGCTACTCTCATGTATGGCGCCCTGTTCACCATCATCTGGAAGGAACGCCGCGAGAGCGCAGAAGGCAACGGGAGCCTGATGCAGCCCGCAGCCATTGTCGTTGCAACGGCTGCCTATATCGGCGTCTTCAAATGGCTGGGCTACAGCCTGTCCACCTTCCTCTTCGTTTTCGCGCTTTTCATGCTCTTTTCCTATCAGGCCGGCCGTCCCGTGCGGCGCGTCATTGACGCGCTTGCCGTCACGGCTGTCTTCTACGGCCTGTTCGCCTTCGTCTTTGGCATCAGATTGCCAGTCTTTCCGGGGCTGCCGCTATGA